In Humulus lupulus chromosome 6, drHumLupu1.1, whole genome shotgun sequence, a single genomic region encodes these proteins:
- the LOC133782101 gene encoding RHOMBOID-like protein 10, chloroplastic: MKITIMIRSGLWPLPQPFRFGSPSPASEIGPTPMNVLTTTATSIRLGHLIHHGVKPLLRSYFQKLGRLSHGPRLGDSLVSASWARIFLFGEEENGKELGKRGISSSNSKSNTSSPSPFEDRGLTNVLLALNVAIFIAQIASNGRLISWGAKVNNLIEEGQLWRLVTSSFLHANVGHLLVNCYSLNSVGPSVEKISGPGRFIAIYFVSAIASSAMSCMFSSDPAVGASGAIFGLVGSVAVFVMRHRGQVGGGRSQLQHIVNVIALNMVIGLVSEGIDNWGHLGGLLGGAAASWLLGPVWDYETRPTDGRRILADRAPIFNLFNWKSRS; this comes from the exons atgaaaattacaattatgaTACGATCGGGTTTATGGCCGTTGCCTCAGCCATTTAGGTTCGGCTCACCGTCACCGGCGTCGGAGATTGGTCCTACTCCAATGAATGTGCTTACCACCACCGCCACCTCTATTCGACTCGGCCACCTCATCCATCATGGCGTTAAGCCTCTTCTCCGCTCCTACTTTCAG AAACTGGGTCGTCTCAGTCACGGGCCCAGATTGGGGGATTCTTTGGTATCGGCAAGTTGGGCTCGAATTTTTCTGTTTGGTGAGGAGGAAAATGGAAAGGAATTGGGAAAACGAGGGATTTCTTCTTCTAACTCCAAGTCTAATACATCTAGTCCTAGTCCATTCGAGGACAGGGGATTGACTAATGTACTTCTTGCACTTAATGTTGC AATTTTTATTGCACAGATTGCTTCAAATGGGAGGTTAATATCTTGGGGAGCCAAG GTGAATAATCTGATAGAGGAAGGGCAGCTGTGGAGGTTGGTGACATCTTCATTTCTGCATGCAAATGTTGGGCATCTCTTG GTTAATTGTTATTCTTTGAACTCCGTTGGGCCTTCCGTGGAGAAAATTAGCGGTCCTGGAAGATTTATTGCAATCTACTTTGTCTCCGCAATTGCAA GTTCAGCGATGAGTTGTATGTTCAGCAGTGATCCTGCAGTCGGTGCATCAGGAGCAATCTTTGGACTA GTTGGATCTGTTGCTGTGTTTGTAATGAGGCACAGAGGCCAGGTTGGAGGGGGCAGAAGTCAGTTACAGCATATAGTGAATGTAATTGCTCTAAATATG GTTATTGGACTAGTATCTGAAGGCATTGACAACTGGGGACAC TTAGGGGGCTTGCTTGGTGGAGCTGCGGCGTCTTGGCTTCTTGGACCTGTCTGGGACTACGAAACTAGACCTACAGATGGTAGAAGAATCTTGGCTGACAGAGCTCCAATTTTCAATCTGTTCAATTGGAAAAGCAGATCGTAG